A genome region from Chryseobacterium sp. G0186 includes the following:
- a CDS encoding TolC family protein, giving the protein MKNNLLIFTFSFFAFPAFGWAQSAPDFKELLDSAMVRDSNLKMQITQNKLTDLDEHKLKDIFLPTLELSGKAGYLNGTARLTSPEINLAPFINIPEGTFNNNFNVSGFSGVAKADAKMLLYSGGKVKYLKKAVEEKKRSEDILLEKTRDEVVATISKAYDQLALIHQSKKVLDESEKRLDINKKTADKALGYGLITPYDHKKIELAQATLNAKVIEYEGKKELLLTQLYILTGINRERLRMIDPVLSPVELLAAEKGIEQRAEIRALEHGISAANYKIKAEKTWMIPKVQLMASAYYIGLYGNRIKSSENVVPAVPVLGYEGRKLDWSPNNINVFPLITAGVGFKWEIFDGKEGKHAEETAKVGKEVLQNQKEDALKKLSLNLANNQTNYDIATAQITLKAKQKELAKSALVQAEKEFRYGISKSSQLIDAENDLEAAELDYQNAIFNQRRAGIELMRSTQELDITKFYLIP; this is encoded by the coding sequence ATGAAAAACAATTTATTGATTTTTACGTTTAGTTTTTTTGCTTTTCCTGCTTTTGGCTGGGCGCAGTCTGCACCGGATTTTAAAGAACTTCTGGATAGTGCAATGGTTCGGGACTCGAACCTTAAAATGCAGATTACACAAAATAAACTTACCGATCTTGACGAACATAAACTAAAGGATATCTTTCTTCCAACCCTGGAATTAAGTGGTAAAGCCGGTTACCTGAACGGAACAGCAAGACTGACGTCACCGGAGATTAATCTGGCCCCTTTCATCAATATTCCTGAGGGAACCTTCAACAATAACTTCAACGTGTCCGGATTTTCAGGGGTTGCCAAGGCAGATGCCAAAATGCTTCTGTATTCCGGAGGTAAGGTAAAATACCTAAAAAAAGCAGTTGAGGAAAAGAAGAGATCTGAAGATATTCTGTTGGAAAAAACCAGAGATGAGGTAGTGGCCACTATTTCCAAAGCATATGACCAGTTGGCGTTGATCCATCAGTCTAAAAAGGTGCTGGATGAAAGTGAGAAAAGACTGGATATTAACAAAAAGACTGCGGATAAAGCGTTGGGATATGGCTTAATCACGCCTTATGATCATAAGAAAATCGAACTGGCCCAGGCAACCTTAAATGCAAAGGTGATAGAATATGAAGGGAAGAAAGAATTGCTTCTGACTCAACTTTATATTTTAACAGGAATCAACAGAGAGCGTCTCCGAATGATAGATCCGGTATTATCTCCCGTAGAATTGCTGGCAGCAGAAAAAGGAATAGAGCAGAGGGCTGAAATCCGTGCTTTGGAACATGGCATCAGTGCTGCAAATTATAAAATAAAAGCAGAAAAAACCTGGATGATTCCAAAGGTGCAGCTGATGGCTTCTGCTTACTATATCGGATTGTATGGAAACCGAATTAAAAGTTCAGAAAATGTAGTTCCTGCCGTTCCGGTGCTTGGATATGAGGGTAGGAAACTGGACTGGAGCCCCAATAATATCAATGTTTTCCCTTTAATCACAGCCGGAGTCGGATTTAAATGGGAGATTTTTGACGGAAAAGAAGGTAAACATGCAGAAGAAACCGCAAAAGTGGGAAAAGAAGTCCTGCAAAACCAGAAAGAAGATGCATTGAAGAAGCTATCGCTGAACTTAGCCAATAACCAGACCAATTATGATATTGCTACTGCACAGATTACTTTAAAGGCTAAGCAAAAAGAACTGGCGAAAAGTGCATTGGTACAGGCTGAAAAAGAATTCAGATACGGAATAAGCAAATCTTCTCAGCTTATTGATGCAGAAAATGATCTTGAAGCCGCTGAGCTGGACTATCAGAATGCTATTTTCAATCAGAGAAGAGCCGGAATAGAGCTCATGAGGTCTACTCAGGAATTGGATATCACCAAATTTTATTTAATCCCTTAA
- a CDS encoding ecotin, which produces MKFSKTLITGLVLMAGVSAFAQKKAAKFEKLEIEMFPKAKDGYKQVYIQLPVAKNENDLKVEVFVGTEKMLDCNNYFLMGEMKSQDLQGWGYNYYEVESKGETGGTLMGCPGQKLTKKFVTLKPEIMRYNSKLPLVFYVPKDIEVRYRVLRPDAAMKTAVQQ; this is translated from the coding sequence ATGAAATTTTCAAAAACTTTAATTACAGGATTGGTATTGATGGCAGGGGTAAGTGCTTTCGCGCAAAAGAAAGCAGCAAAGTTTGAAAAACTAGAGATAGAAATGTTCCCAAAAGCTAAAGACGGATACAAGCAAGTATATATTCAGTTACCCGTAGCAAAAAACGAAAACGACTTAAAAGTAGAGGTTTTTGTAGGGACTGAGAAAATGTTAGACTGTAACAACTACTTCCTGATGGGAGAAATGAAAAGTCAGGATCTTCAGGGATGGGGATACAACTATTATGAAGTAGAATCTAAGGGAGAAACCGGAGGAACATTGATGGGCTGTCCGGGGCAGAAACTTACCAAAAAGTTTGTAACCCTTAAGCCGGAAATCATGAGATATAACAGTAAATTACCGTTGGTATTTTATGTTCCAAAAGATATTGAGGTACGTTACCGAGTTTTACGTCCGGATGCTGCCATGAAAACAGCAGTACAACAGTAA